The region AATACGCTTTTATTAGATGCTGGAGATATTTTTCAAGGTACTCCATATTTTAATTTTTATGGTGGAGAATTAGAGTTTAAGTTAATGAGTAAATTAAAATATGATGCTGCAACTATCGGTAATCATGATTTTGACAACGGTATCGAAGGTCTCTATGCCCAATTACCACATGCAGAATTCCCGTTTTTAATTGCTAATTACGACTTTTCAAATACCATAATGGATACACATACTAAACCCTATAAAATTTTCAATAAAGAAGGTATAAAAATTGGGGTATTTGGTTTAGGTATAGAACTACATGGTCTAGTAGATAGTGCTTTATATAAAGAAACTGTATATTTAAATCCGGTTGAAATGGCACAAGAAATGACTCATGTTTTAAAAACACAAGAACAGTGCGATTTAATTATTTGCCTTTCTCATCTTGGCTACAATTATAAATATGAAGACAAAATAAGCGATCTAAAATTAGCTTCGTTAACTAAAGATATCGATTTAATAATTGGTGGTCATACCCATACTTTTCTTCCTAAACCTACAGTTGTGAAAAATATTGAAGGCAAAAATATGCTCGTAAATCAAGTGGGATGTTACGGTATTAATTTAGGTAAGATTGATTTCTTTTTTGACACTGATAAAAACAAAACGGCAAATGGAGCTTCTATTATTGTTTAAGCACTTGTTGTTGTTCCTTTTGTTTAGCAAACACAAAATTGTAAGAGCGTATTTTTTGCGCTCTTTTTTTGGCTTTATTCTTATTAACCATATAATAAAACAAAAAGATTAATCCGCCACTATACAGAAATAACTCTATTAATACTAAACTCCAATCGTATATATAGTAGTTACGAATATAAAATAAGACTTTTGAGAATATAAAGCATAATGCCATTACTAAATACAGAATAGACGATTTAGTATCTGAATTTAAATACACTGCAAAAGACACAAATGCAAGAATAACAAGAGTTACAGTATGCAATCCAAAAAACATAACCATAATTGGATTTTTTATTATACCATCTAAAACTGTATATAACTGATATAATAAATAAGTATTTATAACAAAAACTACAACTAAATACACGCCTAACAACATACCAAACCTAATCCCTTTAAATTTAGTTAAAACAAACCCCAAGAGACTTAAGTAACTTACTAAATAAAATAAATTACAATACATTAGAATTTTAGGGTGATGAAAAAATATTGAAGTTAAATCTGCTAAAAAAGCCGAAATCAAATACGTTGCTAAATAC is a window of Formosa sediminum DNA encoding:
- a CDS encoding bifunctional metallophosphatase/5'-nucleotidase, which translates into the protein MKRRDFIQKSTLATSVVAIGGLSLTSFTTAPKSKKITILHTNDVHSHIDPFGPNEGKNANLGGVAKRAKLIDKIRLDNPNTLLLDAGDIFQGTPYFNFYGGELEFKLMSKLKYDAATIGNHDFDNGIEGLYAQLPHAEFPFLIANYDFSNTIMDTHTKPYKIFNKEGIKIGVFGLGIELHGLVDSALYKETVYLNPVEMAQEMTHVLKTQEQCDLIICLSHLGYNYKYEDKISDLKLASLTKDIDLIIGGHTHTFLPKPTVVKNIEGKNMLVNQVGCYGINLGKIDFFFDTDKNKTANGASIIV